The following proteins are encoded in a genomic region of Brachypodium distachyon strain Bd21 chromosome 1, Brachypodium_distachyon_v3.0, whole genome shotgun sequence:
- the LOC100832213 gene encoding uncharacterized protein LOC100832213 — translation MAAEAEAETAVASASGSGIWSRRRDEITFDRLQKFWNDLPLQARQELLKLDKQTLIEQARKNFYCSRCNGLLLENFKSLQQEVSDIDCLSAVSDSRSRHREQDYSQDPSIHPWGGLATTKDGVLTLIGCFVKAKSLRVLQNVFDNARSREREREMLYPDACGGGGRGWISQGMASYSRGYGTRETCALHTAHLSCNTLVNFWSALCEQTRSSLLRMKEEDFIERLIYRFDSKRFCRDCRKNVIREFKELKELKRIRREPRCTSWFCIADTAFQCEVFEDAIIIDWHQSLSETNGSYHHFEWAIGTDEGQSDVFGFEDVGMKTQVHRNGIDLDQFEDYFITLRAWKLDGRYTELCVKAHALKGQSCVHHRLVVGDGFVTVTKGESIRSLFEHAEEAEEEDEDEAMDRDEHDLDGDGSHPQKHAKSPELAREFLLDAAAVIFKEQVEKAFREGAAQQNAQSVFVSLALKLLEERVHVACKEIITLEKQNKLLEEEEKEKREEQERRMRRRTKEREKKQRRKERLKEKERDKEIKLVEFKSSDNISSSTLSNSSTCTTDEFGNTFGSRDSASEEENNSMVVDMFTADTCTDQSSCREIIGENIVDCCSMVTKRPSVNSSESFTSEHSKSSRRNLRLRKEVPQDNSSCRYDDDRNEFGSIDNLQAQSTERMRNDARICNSVFSTNSRTRDRQDYNSCSCNHQEGYRTEDGCFSPTVTSGREMKIARKAGVDKLTVQYCRVDGTRERNAVQKLVWERTDTPKKTCLHGTNDTSGSVDKADSSKPVECDISGCQKLDTGCEPLSQASERPSDVHKSETNQSYEHSEKTQSACHDGTPMMNKQTCYSRDNGSSRHDEELTTNSASSDGSSSCMTEADRESSSSSMTSLSAHNPESSSSDSEESSERVNNITEAPSTRTASRSLLETCAGNGFREYHPKVRCPPRNDRFGHNVPPFQDQLLHHRNMHLPPYSLASVGPHSHSCAAPINGYFQYGQPPNFFSSPLGFRVPGNRSPDFPVQYNNVHRYPAPAFSCIQPEPIHKKSTSFRVMPPPPSYRHGTGQIGSHTHGDLNPDRHNSVLKPMGLKDAAQGDSKMQDRSASFSLFQFNLPIAPPAPPLSKDGKSGEIVARTPFAPVQAQPCSREQTDVKEYNLFSTDQTGYFHLSR, via the exons atggcggcggaggcggaggcggagacggcggtGGCTTCGGCTTCGGGATCGGGGATctggtcgcggcggcgggacgAGATCACGTTCGATCGCCTCCAGAAG TTCTGGAATGACTTGCCTCTTCAAGCACGACAGGAGCTCCTCAAATTGGATAAGCAAACCCTCATTGAGCAAGCACGCAAGAATTTCTACTGTTCAAGGTGCAATGGGTTGCTTCTGGAAAATTTCAAGTCACTGCAGCAAGAAGTTTCAGATATTGATTGTCTGAGCGCAGTTAGTGATTCAAGGAGTAGGCATAGGGAACAAGATTATTCTCAGGATCCATCAATTCATCCTTGGGGAGGCCTTGCAACAACAAAGGATGGTGTCCTTACACTTATTGGCTGCTTTGTAAAAGCAAAGTCACTACGGGTGCTCCAGAAT GTATTTGATAATGCACGATCAAGAGAGAGGGAACGAGAAATGCTTTATCCCGATGCATGTGGTGGGGGTGGCAGAGGATGGATTAGCCAAGGGATGGCTAGTTATAGCAGGGGTTATGGAACTAGAGAAACATGTGCTCTGCATACTGCCCACCTTTCATGTAACACGCTGGTGAATTTCTGGTCAGCACTATGTGAACAAACTAGATCTTCTCTTCTGCGGATGAAGGAGGAAGATTTCATTGAAAGACTAATCTATAG GTTTGACAGCAAGAGATTTTGCCGAGATTGCCGAAAGAATGTTATCCGTGAATTCAAGGAGCTGAAGGAACTGAAACGCATACGAAGGGAACCTCGCTGCACCAGTTGGTTCTGTATTGCGGATACTGCTTTTCAATGCGAG GTGTTCGAGGATGCCATCATAATTGATTGGCACCAATCTTTGTCAGAGACAAATGGATCTTATCATCATTTTGAATGGGCTATTGGGACAGATGAAGGACAATCAGATGTTTTTGGCTTTGAAGATGTTGGGATGAAGACCCAAGTTCACAGAAATGGGATTGATCTTGACCAGTTTGAAGATTATTTCATAACTTTGAGAGCTTGGAAGCTTGATGGCCGCTATACGGAGTTGTGTGTAAAGGCACATGCATTGAAGGGCCAATCTTGTGTCCATCACAGGCTGGTGGTTGGGGATGGCTTTGTGACGGTTACAAAGGGTGAAAGTATAAGAAGTTTATTTGAGCACGCTGAAGAGGCCGAGGAAGAGGAT GAAGATGAGGCCATGGACAGGGATGAACATGATCTTGATGGTGATGGCTCTCACCCGCAGAAGCATGCAAAGAGCCCTGAACTGGCAAGAGAATTTCTTTTGGATGCTGCTGCAGTGATATTCAAAGAACAG GTTGAGAAGGCCTTTAGAGAAGGCGCAGCTCAGCAAAATGCACAAAGTGTTTTTGTGTCTCTTGCGCTAAAACTTCTGGAGGAGCGAGTTCATGTAGCATGCAAAGAAATTATTACATTGGAAAAACAG AACAAGCTCcttgaggaagaggagaaagaaaagcgTGAAGAACAAGAGCgcaggatgaggaggagaacaaaagagagagaaaagaagcaaaggaGAAAGGAGAGGCTGAAAGAGAAGGAAAGGGACAAGGAGATAAAGCTAGTTGAATTCAAATCATCAGACAATATTTCATCTTCAACTCTAAGCAATTCCTCAACATGCACTACCGATGAATTTGGAAATACTTTCGGCTCGAGAGATTCAGCTAGTGAAGAGGAAAACAATTCCATGGTCGTGGATATGTTCACTGCTGACACTTGTACAGATCAATCTTCATGCAGAGAAATTATTGGAGAAAACATTGTGGACTGCTGCAGTATGGTTACCAAACGTCCTTCAGTAAATAGCAGTGAATCTTTCACATCCGAGCATTCAAAATCATCAAGACGAAATTTGAGGTTGAGAAAGGAAGTTCCTCAAGATAATTCCTCCTGTCGGTATGATGATGACCGAAATGAATTTGGGAGCATTGACAATTTGCAGGCGCAATCAACGGAAAGGATGAGAAATGATGCTAGAATCTGTAACTCAGTGTTTAGTACAAATAGCAGAACAAGAGATAGGCAGGATTACAATTCCTGCAGCTGTAACCATCAGGAAGGTTATAGAACTGAGGACGGCTGTTTTTCGCCAACAGTTACATCAGGTCGGGAGATGAAGATAGCAAGAAAAGCAGGAGTTGATAAGCTTACAGTGCAGTACTGCCGTGTTGATGGTACACGGGAGAGAAATGCAGTTCAAAAGCTAGTATGGGAGCGAACTGACACCCCAAAGAAGACTTGCTTACATGGCACAAATGATACGTCAGGATCAGTTGACAAAGCCGATTCATCTAAACCAGTGGAGTGTGATATCAGTGGGTGTCAAAAGCTTGACACGGGATGTGAACCATTGAGTCAGGCTTCTGAAAGGCCCAGTGATGTTCATAAATCAGAAACAAATCAGTCATATGAACATAGTGAGAAAACTCAATCTGCTTGTCATGATGGAACTCCTATGATGAATAAACAGACCTGCTACTCAAGAGATAATGGAAGTTCTAGGCATGACGAAGAGCTGACGACGAATTCTGCCAGTTCTGATGGCTCATCTTCATGTATGACTGAGGCAGATAGAGAAAGCAGTTCAAGCAGTATGACCTCTTTGAGCGCTCATAATCcagaatcatcatcatctgaCTCAGAGGAATCTTCTGAGAGAGTCAACAACATTACAGAAGCTCCATCAACAAGAACTGCTTCACGTTCGTTACTTGAGACATGTGCAGGAAATGGTTTCAGAGAGTACCACCCAAAAGTCAGATGCCCGCCTCGCAACGACAGATTTGGTCACAACGTACCCCCATTCCAGGATCAGTTATTGCATCACCGGAACATGCATCTGCCTCCATATTCACTAGCCTCAGTGGGGCCCCACAGCCATTCTTGCGCTGCTCCAATAAATGGATATTTCCAGTATGGTCAGCCTCCCAATTTTTTCTCTAGTCCACTTGGATTCCGAGTACCTGGGAACCGATCTCCTGATTTCCCAGTGCAGTACAACAATGTGCATCGTTACCCAGCTCCTGCTTTTAGTTGTATTCAGCCAGAGCCAATTCACAAGAAGTCGACAAGCTTCAGAGTCATGCCTCCACCGCCATCTTACAGACATGGAACAGGGCAGATAGGCAGCCATACTCATGGAGACTTGAATCCAGACAGGCATAATTCTGTGTTGAAGCCGATGGGCCTGAAGGATGCTGCACAAGGTGATAGCAAAATGCAGGACAGAAGTGCATCCTTCTCATTGTTCCAGTTCAACCTGCCAATAGCTCCACCAGCCCCACCATTATCCAAAGATGGTAAGAGTGGAGAGATTGTGGCAAGAACGCCATTTGCTCCGGTTCAAGCTCAGCCTTGCTCTAGGGAGCAGACAGATGTGAAGGAGTATAATCTGTTTTCCACGGATCAAACCGGCTATTTCCATTTATCTAGATAA